A section of the Solitalea canadensis DSM 3403 genome encodes:
- a CDS encoding efflux RND transporter periplasmic adaptor subunit: MKISEAARLFPFLLLGGVLLTGCGSSAKQDQQQQMPAQELPVITIKSTPASMFTEYTTSLQGRVNVEVRAQVDGSLLKVLVDEGQYVKAGQPLFKIDDRVYREQVNTAAAAIQSAEAGLANAQVEIDKLTPLVQNKVVSEIQLKVAKANYQTAKANVEQAKAQLASAKINLGYTTITAPVSGYIGRLTQRVGSLVGRSTAEPLTVLSDVQEIYGYFSVGEAEFIRFKERYPGKTLEEKLRNVPGVTLILADGSEYPQKGKVQMGEGQFDKATGSISLRATFPNSGGILRSGNTGKIRISEENPSALIVPQESTLEMQDKIFVYTLADSNKVKATPITVGGKSGNAYVVKTGVKEGDKVVFTGLGSLQDGMKIIPKPINTDSVYKAQLSMK; encoded by the coding sequence ATGAAAATATCAGAAGCAGCTCGTTTATTTCCGTTTCTATTGCTAGGAGGAGTACTGCTGACAGGTTGTGGTTCATCTGCTAAACAAGATCAGCAACAACAAATGCCTGCTCAGGAACTTCCCGTGATTACTATCAAATCTACTCCGGCGTCAATGTTTACCGAATATACTACATCTCTTCAAGGCAGGGTAAATGTGGAAGTCAGAGCCCAGGTGGATGGTTCCCTATTGAAAGTATTGGTGGATGAAGGACAATATGTAAAAGCTGGTCAACCTTTATTTAAAATAGACGATCGCGTTTACCGTGAACAGGTAAATACAGCGGCGGCCGCTATTCAGTCTGCAGAAGCTGGCTTAGCAAACGCTCAGGTTGAGATTGACAAATTAACTCCTTTGGTTCAAAATAAAGTGGTATCAGAGATACAGCTTAAAGTAGCAAAAGCCAATTATCAAACTGCTAAAGCTAATGTTGAACAAGCAAAAGCACAATTGGCATCTGCAAAGATCAATCTTGGATATACAACCATTACAGCTCCAGTAAGTGGTTATATTGGCCGTCTTACACAACGTGTAGGTAGTTTGGTTGGAAGGTCAACTGCTGAACCATTAACTGTTTTATCAGACGTTCAGGAAATCTATGGTTATTTCTCTGTTGGTGAAGCTGAATTTATTCGCTTCAAGGAACGTTATCCTGGCAAAACGTTGGAGGAAAAATTGAGAAATGTGCCAGGTGTTACCTTAATCTTAGCCGATGGAAGTGAATATCCACAAAAAGGTAAAGTACAAATGGGCGAGGGTCAGTTTGATAAAGCCACCGGCTCTATCAGCCTACGTGCAACCTTCCCTAATAGTGGCGGCATTTTGCGTTCTGGAAACACCGGTAAGATCAGAATCTCGGAAGAAAATCCATCAGCACTGATTGTTCCTCAGGAATCAACCTTAGAAATGCAAGATAAAATCTTCGTTTACACTTTGGCCGACAGCAATAAAGTTAAGGCTACGCCAATTACCGTTGGTGGAAAAAGTGGAAACGCTTATGTAGTAAAAACAGGCGTTAAAGAAGGCGACAAAGTCGTTTTCACCGGATTGGGCAGTCTGCAAGACGGGATGAAGATCATTCCTAAGCCTATAAACACTGACAGTGTTTACAAGGCACAGCTCTCAATGAAATAA